One segment of Propionispora hippei DSM 15287 DNA contains the following:
- the dapF gene encoding diaminopimelate epimerase — protein sequence MTVDFYKYHALGNDYIILDPNKTALSLTAEIIRLLCHRHFGIGSDGILYGPFFQENGIHLRILNPDGSEAEKSGNGIRMFARYLFDTGYLKDSSFDLFTPGGKVSVEILDARASLIKVNMGAATFNSTAIPVAGPAREVIAEPLTVLDRAYAITCLSVGNPHCVIPLPNISRELAEQLGPVIENHPLFPNRINLQLLKVLDRSTIQIEIWERGAGYTLASGSSSCAAASAAYRLGLIDRNVTVIMPGGTLHIAITAAGDIYMTGPVTAVYQGTLSETLLSRS from the coding sequence ATGACTGTTGATTTTTATAAATACCACGCATTAGGCAACGACTATATTATTCTCGACCCGAACAAAACTGCTCTGTCCTTAACCGCAGAGATCATCCGTCTCTTATGCCACCGTCATTTCGGCATCGGCTCGGACGGCATTCTGTACGGGCCGTTCTTTCAGGAAAACGGCATCCACTTGCGGATACTCAATCCTGACGGCAGCGAAGCCGAGAAAAGCGGCAACGGCATCCGGATGTTTGCCCGTTATCTCTTCGACACCGGTTATCTAAAAGACAGTTCCTTTGACCTTTTTACGCCCGGCGGCAAGGTCAGTGTCGAAATCCTCGATGCCCGCGCCAGCCTGATCAAGGTAAATATGGGCGCCGCCACCTTTAACAGCACAGCCATACCGGTAGCCGGCCCGGCCCGCGAGGTAATCGCCGAACCGCTCACCGTTTTAGACCGTGCCTACGCCATCACCTGTCTTTCGGTAGGCAATCCACACTGTGTGATTCCACTGCCAAATATCTCGCGGGAGCTGGCCGAACAGCTCGGACCGGTTATCGAAAACCATCCGCTGTTCCCCAACCGGATTAACCTGCAGCTCTTAAAGGTGCTTGACCGCAGCACCATTCAGATTGAAATTTGGGAGCGGGGCGCCGGCTATACGCTGGCTTCGGGCAGCAGCAGTTGCGCCGCCGCCAGCGCCGCTTACCGGCTGGGCCTGATCGACCGGAATGTCACCGTCATCATGCCCGGCGGCACCCTTCACATCGCCATTACCGCCGCCGGCGACATTTATATGACCGGCCCTGTCACTGCAGTTTATCAGGGAACCTTGTCTGAAACACTACTGTCCCGGTCATAA
- a CDS encoding helix-turn-helix domain-containing protein, with product MKSGERTSMDSETRFSPAKRGYLLQEVSFFNLSDNKKLQIESHYHDFHKVIIFLSGKVTYCVEGIAYPLKPWDVVLVHQDSVHNPVIDPALPYRRMVLWLKPSFLQSGGVAGDDLLTCFSLAQQNKNHVLRMTQDMLPVIKGLVGQIDETCGNRQFGDTILRNALLLQLLVHINRLMLSRQDGITPAGVQQDESISEVLRHIDKHLAEDLSVEKLAAEFFLSKYHFMRKFKQHTGYSVHSYVLQKRLISAGRLIREGNPVMLACLESGFSDYSNFTRSFKKVYGLSPRKYQGLAQQNNTLLPEQGALQLQNGNDAKQYDEHS from the coding sequence ATGAAGAGCGGTGAGCGAACCAGCATGGACAGTGAAACTCGATTTTCTCCGGCGAAGCGGGGTTACCTCCTGCAGGAGGTCAGCTTTTTTAATTTATCGGACAACAAAAAGCTGCAGATTGAATCGCACTATCATGATTTTCATAAAGTAATTATCTTTTTATCAGGGAAAGTCACCTATTGTGTGGAAGGGATCGCCTATCCGCTAAAGCCCTGGGATGTGGTGCTGGTCCACCAGGACAGTGTGCACAACCCGGTGATTGACCCTGCCTTGCCATACCGGCGCATGGTGCTGTGGCTTAAACCGTCCTTTTTGCAAAGCGGCGGTGTAGCCGGTGATGATTTGCTGACCTGCTTTAGCCTGGCGCAGCAGAATAAAAATCATGTGCTCCGGATGACCCAGGATATGCTGCCGGTGATCAAGGGCCTGGTGGGACAGATCGACGAGACCTGTGGCAACAGGCAGTTTGGCGATACTATTTTGCGCAACGCACTGCTCCTGCAGTTGCTGGTGCATATCAACAGGCTGATGCTGTCGCGGCAGGACGGTATTACACCGGCCGGCGTTCAGCAAGATGAAAGTATCAGTGAGGTGCTGCGCCATATCGACAAGCATCTGGCCGAGGATTTGTCTGTTGAAAAGCTGGCGGCGGAATTCTTCTTGAGCAAATATCACTTTATGCGTAAATTTAAGCAGCACACCGGCTATAGCGTGCACAGCTATGTTCTGCAGAAACGGCTGATCAGTGCCGGCCGGCTGATCCGGGAGGGGAACCCGGTTATGTTAGCTTGCCTGGAAAGCGGTTTTAGCGATTATTCCAACTTTACCCGGTCCTTTAAAAAGGTGTACGGTCTTTCGCCAAGGAAATATCAGGGATTGGCGCAACAAAACAATACCCTGTTGCCGGAGCAAGGAGCGTTACAGCTCCAGAATGGAAACGATGCCAAGCAGTATGATGAGCACTCCTGA
- a CDS encoding LysE family translocator, which translates to MHSLLFLKCLLSGFLLAAPIGPVNLICLKRTLSEGRLSGLAAGLGAALADALFAYIAAAGLHVFTDFILRHVSLLRWVGGLLIIYLGYRTFQSAAPCREEARPSPHSLLRLVGKVFVLTLTNPFTIFAFLAVFSTLGIAGRITSLTATVLVALAVFTGSALWWLTLTGLVACFRNRITDKVIIKINRLSGVLIILLGIVSILEL; encoded by the coding sequence ATGCATTCCCTACTGTTTCTAAAATGCCTGCTCAGCGGCTTTTTGCTGGCCGCGCCCATCGGTCCTGTCAACCTGATCTGCCTGAAACGAACGCTCAGCGAAGGCCGTCTGAGCGGACTGGCTGCCGGACTGGGCGCCGCCCTGGCCGATGCGCTCTTTGCCTATATCGCAGCCGCCGGCCTTCACGTGTTTACCGATTTCATCCTCCGCCATGTCTCATTGCTGCGCTGGGTTGGCGGGCTATTGATCATCTATTTAGGCTACCGGACCTTCCAGAGTGCGGCGCCCTGCCGCGAGGAAGCCCGTCCTTCCCCCCACAGCCTGCTGCGTCTGGTGGGCAAAGTCTTTGTCCTGACCTTAACCAACCCCTTTACCATCTTTGCCTTTTTAGCCGTCTTTTCGACGCTAGGCATCGCCGGTAGAATCACCAGTCTGACAGCAACCGTCCTGGTCGCGCTGGCAGTCTTTACCGGCTCGGCGTTATGGTGGCTCACGCTGACCGGTTTGGTCGCTTGCTTCCGCAACCGGATAACCGACAAGGTCATTATCAAAATCAACCGGCTGTCAGGAGTGCTCATCATACTGCTTGGCATCGTTTCCATTCTGGAGCTGTAA
- a CDS encoding phenylacetate--CoA ligase family protein: MIAEVIDRTLRRFEDQNCRPAAVKRAGAFFKHTVEQGLRPGFIDAVQELRLRHILQYVQERSPFYRRLFKEYAIKAETIRTVADLAQIPFTTAADIRQWQDFLCVPEDRLSAVFTTSGTTGEPKRVYYTFREMQALSNLYGMTIRMVHSGRLVALIALPIGHGLWIGGASVQRAVERAGGLPLMVGADNPAETVTWLKRFSPDMIFSSPSYLTAVTREAQQIGYRKPVGKIALVGERLTAEHKAFFQEYWGAAVFDIYGSTEIGSAQTISLPGCQAFHINDLHLVTEIIDPATGQPAQEGELVFTTLRRDGMPFIRYRSGDRGSWAACPCWLPLRAVHIGGRTDDMIVAGDMNLYGRVIADAVGKVPKTTGRILVRVEKAGLVDQLTVQVEGQPDEILVRAALQKAYPELAVNMKNGNLQLVIEPISSLGQQIKDIRVRDLR, translated from the coding sequence ATGATTGCTGAAGTAATTGACAGAACGCTGCGCCGTTTCGAGGATCAAAATTGCCGGCCGGCGGCGGTCAAACGGGCCGGGGCCTTTTTTAAACATACCGTGGAGCAGGGACTTAGGCCCGGCTTTATTGACGCGGTCCAGGAATTGCGGCTGCGTCATATCCTGCAATATGTGCAGGAGCGGTCGCCTTTTTACCGGCGCTTATTTAAAGAATATGCCATTAAGGCGGAAACCATACGGACGGTCGCTGATTTAGCGCAGATCCCCTTTACGACGGCAGCGGATATCCGGCAATGGCAGGATTTTCTTTGCGTGCCGGAGGACCGGCTTTCTGCTGTTTTTACCACCTCCGGTACAACGGGGGAGCCTAAGCGGGTCTATTATACTTTCCGGGAAATGCAGGCCTTATCCAACTTGTATGGCATGACAATCCGGATGGTCCACAGCGGCAGGCTGGTGGCGCTGATTGCTTTGCCAATTGGGCACGGGCTGTGGATTGGCGGAGCCAGCGTGCAGCGTGCCGTAGAGCGGGCGGGTGGACTGCCGTTGATGGTGGGAGCTGACAATCCTGCTGAGACGGTGACCTGGCTGAAGCGTTTTTCACCGGATATGATTTTTTCCTCTCCGTCTTATCTGACTGCCGTTACCCGGGAAGCGCAGCAGATAGGGTACCGGAAGCCGGTCGGTAAAATTGCTCTCGTCGGGGAACGGCTGACGGCGGAGCATAAGGCTTTTTTTCAGGAATACTGGGGGGCGGCCGTGTTTGATATTTACGGCTCCACCGAGATTGGCAGCGCTCAAACCATTTCTTTGCCGGGCTGTCAGGCTTTTCATATTAACGATTTGCATCTGGTAACGGAAATTATTGATCCTGCCACAGGGCAGCCGGCTCAGGAAGGCGAGCTGGTATTTACCACGTTGCGGCGGGACGGAATGCCCTTTATCCGCTACCGGTCGGGCGACCGGGGGAGCTGGGCTGCCTGCCCGTGCTGGCTGCCGCTAAGGGCCGTCCATATCGGGGGACGAACCGACGATATGATTGTAGCCGGCGATATGAACCTCTATGGGCGGGTTATCGCCGATGCTGTCGGTAAAGTTCCTAAAACTACCGGCCGCATATTGGTAAGGGTGGAAAAAGCGGGTCTTGTTGATCAACTGACGGTACAGGTGGAAGGACAGCCTGATGAAATTTTGGTACGAGCCGCTTTGCAGAAGGCCTATCCTGAATTGGCGGTAAATATGAAAAATGGAAATCTACAGTTAGTTATTGAACCTATATCCAGTCTTGGTCAACAAATTAAGGATATCAGAGTCAGGGATTTGCGCTGA